In a single window of the Halobaculum lipolyticum genome:
- a CDS encoding isoaspartyl peptidase/L-asparaginase, producing the protein MRVICHGGAGGVPDEPEPRQAVLDEAAGTGAAASTPVDAVVSAVEVLEESPRFNAGVGGAVQSDGIVRTDAGIMTDEREAGAVASMPGVANAASVARAVMEETPHVFVSGVHAVDLADDVGIEVERDLLTDDERARFEDADPPSGSPTDHLAWLAETWGGHDTVGAVAHDPETDAFAACTSTGGRRFALAGRVGDVPQIGSGFFCAPAGGASATGAGEDIAKATLTRRAVRYLEEGLDAQAAADRAIAEFGEITGSSAGVIVLDEAGAGSAFNSEGMQTSVATSE; encoded by the coding sequence ATGCGAGTCATCTGTCACGGCGGTGCCGGCGGCGTCCCCGACGAACCGGAGCCCCGACAGGCGGTGCTGGACGAGGCCGCCGGGACGGGCGCGGCCGCGTCGACGCCGGTCGACGCCGTCGTCTCGGCGGTCGAGGTGCTGGAGGAGTCGCCCCGATTCAACGCCGGCGTCGGCGGCGCCGTCCAGTCGGACGGCATCGTCCGCACGGACGCGGGGATCATGACCGACGAGCGCGAGGCGGGCGCGGTCGCGTCGATGCCCGGCGTAGCGAACGCCGCCAGCGTCGCCCGCGCCGTCATGGAGGAGACGCCCCACGTGTTCGTGTCGGGCGTCCACGCCGTCGACCTCGCCGACGACGTCGGGATCGAGGTGGAACGCGACCTGCTCACCGACGACGAGCGCGCGCGCTTCGAGGACGCGGACCCGCCGAGCGGGAGTCCCACCGACCACCTCGCGTGGCTCGCAGAGACGTGGGGCGGCCACGACACCGTCGGCGCGGTCGCACACGACCCGGAGACGGACGCGTTCGCCGCCTGCACCTCGACGGGCGGGCGCCGGTTCGCGCTCGCGGGCCGCGTCGGCGACGTGCCCCAGATCGGGTCGGGCTTCTTCTGTGCGCCCGCCGGCGGCGCCAGCGCGACCGGCGCGGGCGAGGACATCGCGAAGGCGACGCTCACCCGACGGGCGGTTCGCTATCTGGAGGAGGGGCTGGACGCGCAGGCGGCGGCCGACCGCGCTATCGCGGAGTTCGGCGAGATCACCGGCTCGTCGGCGGGCGTCATCGTGCTCGACGAGGCCGGCGCCGGCTCGGCGTTCAACTCCGAGGGGATGCAGACGAGCGTCGCGACGTCGGAGTAG
- the ppk1 gene encoding polyphosphate kinase 1 — protein MTDSPTHDSDTDGSATEAPDGERSDAAAGDAAAGDDGGTDDARRDAASSPSPVGLADLEEEVVADRDVGRVVAGARADEPPVPWARFGTETEPIAGEPIEDGAAIDLADGRVQLSRELSELAFQRRVLNEAVDERNPLLQRLRFLGITTKNMDEFFMKRVGGLKQQLAAGVTETTPDGRTPQAQWEAVLDHARDIFERQSRCFADSVEPALREAGIRLVSWDELPDTERDRLAEHFERQVVPTLTPLTFDPAHPFPFISNLSLSIAVLTRDDGGERRFSRIKVPQNRPRLVPVDAVCANPGGTETAETAGDGETNRFLPLERLIEANLDALFPEAEILSASTFRVTRNAEVRRNEEVAEGLIEMIEDVLRQRRFATVVRLEVADDMPEEVRDLLVEHLDVSERELFARPEPLALDGFDAIVDLDRPDLEPAPWTPQRHPRFAGIDADRPQDLFAELRRDDVLVHHPYQSFGGTVQTFLDAAAHDPDVLAIKAAIYRTAPDSKVIGSLIDAAKNGKQVAVMVELKARFDEENNLRWVKRLEEEGIHVAYGTIGLKTHSKVALVVREEEGDVATYAHVGTGNYHSGTAKGYVDLGLFTADEAIGGDLVNLFNSFTTHARHREYDRLLVAPENLRSRVTEAIRTEAEVARDGGDGRIVAKMNALEDPEIVRELYRASRAGVEIDLLVRGICRLRPGIEGLSESVRVHSVVGRFLEHSRIYYFANGEGDGEPAYYVGSADWMTRNLDRRVEAVAPVDDPALRAELETVLAYMLADNRRRWIMRPDGSYVQLEPAADAPVLDTHERLAERARYSAPEGDGRSSSSDPGREPAVDLDEVYTDIGDP, from the coding sequence ATGACCGACAGCCCGACCCACGACAGCGACACGGACGGCAGCGCCACCGAGGCACCGGACGGCGAGCGGAGCGACGCGGCGGCCGGCGACGCGGCCGCCGGCGACGACGGGGGTACCGACGACGCGAGGCGCGACGCCGCCAGCTCCCCGTCGCCGGTCGGTCTCGCCGACCTGGAGGAGGAGGTGGTCGCCGACCGCGACGTCGGGCGCGTCGTCGCGGGCGCACGGGCCGACGAGCCGCCGGTGCCGTGGGCGCGCTTCGGAACCGAGACGGAGCCGATCGCCGGCGAACCGATCGAGGACGGCGCGGCGATCGACCTCGCGGACGGCCGGGTCCAACTGAGCCGCGAGTTGAGCGAACTCGCCTTCCAGCGGCGGGTGCTCAACGAGGCGGTCGACGAGCGAAACCCGCTGTTGCAACGGCTCCGCTTCCTGGGGATCACGACGAAGAACATGGACGAGTTCTTCATGAAGCGCGTCGGTGGGCTGAAGCAGCAACTCGCCGCCGGCGTCACGGAGACGACGCCCGACGGCCGGACCCCGCAGGCGCAGTGGGAGGCCGTCCTCGACCACGCGCGCGACATCTTCGAGCGGCAGTCGCGCTGTTTCGCCGACTCGGTCGAGCCGGCGCTGCGCGAGGCGGGGATCCGCCTCGTCTCGTGGGACGAACTCCCGGACACCGAGCGCGACCGCCTCGCCGAACACTTCGAGCGGCAGGTGGTGCCGACGCTCACGCCGTTGACGTTCGACCCGGCCCACCCGTTCCCGTTCATCTCGAACCTCTCGCTGTCGATCGCGGTGCTCACCCGCGACGACGGCGGCGAACGCCGCTTCTCGCGGATCAAGGTGCCGCAGAACCGCCCACGACTCGTCCCCGTCGACGCCGTCTGTGCGAACCCCGGCGGCACCGAGACGGCCGAGACCGCCGGCGACGGGGAGACGAACCGCTTCCTCCCGCTCGAACGGCTGATCGAGGCGAACCTCGACGCGCTCTTCCCGGAGGCGGAGATCCTGTCGGCGTCGACGTTCCGGGTGACGCGCAACGCGGAGGTGCGCCGCAACGAGGAGGTCGCCGAGGGCCTCATCGAGATGATCGAGGACGTGTTGCGTCAGCGCCGGTTCGCGACGGTCGTCCGGCTGGAGGTCGCAGACGACATGCCCGAGGAGGTGCGCGACCTCCTCGTCGAACACCTCGACGTGAGCGAGCGCGAACTGTTCGCGCGGCCGGAGCCGCTCGCGCTCGACGGCTTCGACGCGATCGTCGACCTCGACCGGCCGGACCTGGAGCCGGCGCCGTGGACGCCGCAGCGACACCCGCGCTTCGCCGGCATCGACGCCGACCGCCCGCAGGACCTGTTCGCGGAACTGCGTCGCGACGACGTGCTCGTCCACCACCCGTACCAGTCGTTCGGCGGCACCGTCCAGACGTTCCTCGACGCCGCCGCCCACGACCCCGACGTGCTCGCGATCAAGGCGGCCATCTACCGGACGGCTCCCGACTCGAAGGTGATCGGGAGCCTCATCGACGCCGCCAAGAACGGCAAGCAGGTCGCGGTGATGGTGGAACTGAAGGCGCGCTTCGACGAGGAGAACAACCTCCGGTGGGTGAAGCGGCTGGAGGAGGAGGGGATCCACGTCGCCTACGGGACGATCGGGCTGAAGACCCACTCGAAGGTCGCGCTCGTCGTCCGCGAGGAGGAGGGCGACGTGGCGACGTACGCCCACGTCGGCACCGGGAACTACCACTCCGGCACCGCGAAGGGGTACGTCGACCTCGGCCTGTTCACGGCCGACGAGGCCATCGGCGGCGACCTCGTGAACCTGTTCAACTCCTTCACGACTCACGCGCGCCACCGCGAGTACGACCGCCTGCTCGTCGCGCCCGAGAACCTCCGGTCGCGGGTCACCGAGGCGATCCGCACGGAGGCCGAGGTCGCCCGCGACGGCGGCGACGGCCGGATCGTCGCCAAGATGAACGCGCTGGAGGACCCGGAGATCGTCCGGGAACTGTACCGCGCCTCCCGCGCGGGCGTCGAGATCGACCTGCTCGTCAGGGGGATCTGCCGGCTCCGCCCGGGGATCGAGGGACTCTCCGAGTCCGTCAGGGTCCACAGCGTCGTCGGTCGGTTCCTCGAACACTCGCGGATCTACTACTTCGCCAACGGCGAGGGCGACGGGGAGCCGGCGTACTACGTCGGCTCGGCCGACTGGATGACGCGCAACCTCGACCGCCGCGTCGAGGCCGTCGCACCCGTCGACGACCCGGCGCTCCGCGCGGAGTTGGAGACGGTGCTGGCGTACATGCTCGCCGACAATCGCCGTCGCTGGATCATGCGTCCCGACGGGAGCTACGTCCAACTGGAACCGGCGGCGGACGCGCCGGTGCTCGACACCCACGAGCGCCTCGCCGAGCGCGCGCGCTACAGCGCCCCCGAGGGCGACGGGCGCTCGTCGTCGAGCGACCCGGGGCGCGAGCCGGCGGTCGACCTCGACGAAGTCTACACCGACATCGGCGACCCGTAG
- a CDS encoding MBL fold metallo-hydrolase → MATDSATAEHADESGLPEGLWRVDGSASNTFLVRDGAARRAASSRTESDDGDGTDAPLYLVDAGVPGDAGAIRAAVSNAGYDLGDVDGVLLTHYDYDHVGSLANLPELDCPVYAAEPDASFLDGTETPELTPHKAFIQRVGGVFTDRPDLPVERVADGDTVGSFTAYHTPGHGPGHLAWISADRGVAFLGDLVREDAGELEPSTWLISYDTGAVRDSVRDLDDRAPDFATACVGHGDPITPGGREALASLAASLRE, encoded by the coding sequence ATGGCGACAGACTCCGCGACCGCCGAGCACGCAGACGAGTCGGGGCTGCCCGAGGGGCTGTGGCGCGTCGACGGGAGCGCGTCGAACACGTTCCTCGTGCGCGACGGGGCGGCGCGACGCGCCGCGAGCAGTCGGACGGAGTCCGACGACGGCGACGGCACGGACGCGCCACTGTACCTCGTCGACGCGGGCGTCCCGGGCGACGCGGGGGCGATCCGCGCGGCCGTCTCGAACGCCGGCTACGACCTCGGCGACGTGGACGGCGTCCTGCTCACGCACTACGACTACGACCACGTCGGCTCGCTCGCGAACCTCCCCGAACTCGACTGCCCGGTGTACGCGGCCGAGCCGGACGCCTCCTTCCTCGACGGCACCGAGACGCCCGAACTCACGCCGCACAAGGCGTTCATCCAGCGCGTCGGCGGCGTGTTCACCGACCGCCCCGACCTGCCGGTCGAGCGCGTCGCCGACGGCGACACGGTCGGGAGCTTCACGGCGTACCACACGCCCGGGCACGGTCCCGGCCACCTCGCGTGGATCAGCGCCGACCGCGGGGTCGCGTTCCTCGGCGACCTCGTGCGCGAGGACGCCGGCGAACTGGAGCCGTCGACGTGGCTCATCAGCTACGACACCGGGGCGGTCCGCGACAGCGTCCGCGACCTCGACGACCGGGCGCCCGACTTCGCGACCGCGTGTGTCGGCCACGGGGACCCGATCACGCCGGGCGGTCGCGAGGCGCTCGCGTCGCTCGCGGCGTCGCTCCGGGAGTGA
- a CDS encoding nucleoside phosphorylase: MANQPHLLVDEGDVHDVALIPGNPDRVDRIADHCDESELVSQNREYRIVNATYDGVDLTICSTGIGCPSAAIAIEELRNVGVDTVIRVGTCGGLQTDVEIGDMVVATGAAKEEGTSKRYESETYPAVPDYDTLTALVDAAEANDEQVHVGPIVSDDAFYNESDEYVADWEEAGLLAIEMEAAAVFSLARRRGMNAGAICTADGNLVAGTQKGADSEEELPEKAKNNVGRAIDIALDAVASL; encoded by the coding sequence ATGGCCAACCAGCCCCACCTGCTCGTCGACGAGGGCGACGTCCACGACGTCGCGCTCATCCCCGGCAACCCCGACCGCGTCGACCGCATCGCCGACCACTGCGACGAGTCGGAACTCGTCTCACAGAACCGCGAGTACCGCATCGTCAACGCGACGTACGACGGCGTCGACCTCACGATCTGCTCGACGGGGATCGGCTGCCCGTCGGCGGCCATCGCGATCGAGGAACTCCGCAACGTCGGCGTCGACACCGTGATCCGCGTCGGCACCTGCGGCGGGCTGCAGACCGACGTCGAGATCGGCGACATGGTCGTCGCCACCGGCGCCGCCAAGGAGGAAGGCACGAGCAAACGCTACGAGTCGGAGACGTACCCCGCGGTGCCGGACTACGACACGCTCACCGCGCTCGTCGACGCCGCCGAGGCGAACGACGAACAGGTCCACGTCGGTCCCATCGTCTCCGACGACGCGTTCTACAACGAGTCCGACGAGTACGTCGCCGACTGGGAGGAAGCGGGCCTGCTCGCCATCGAGATGGAGGCCGCCGCCGTGTTCTCGCTGGCGCGCCGCCGCGGGATGAACGCCGGCGCCATCTGTACCGCCGACGGCAACCTCGTCGCCGGCACCCAGAAGGGCGCCGACTCCGAGGAGGAACTCCCCGAGAAGGCGAAGAACAACGTCGGGCGCGCCATCGACATCGCGCTCGACGCCGTCGCGTCGCTGTAA
- a CDS encoding ubiquinol-cytochrome c reductase iron-sulfur subunit yields MDEDKYPAESGRRRFVKGVVGGAALAGVGTVGSAAVNSATSPQGAGGGVTEYVGNVVVDGPAPRGMPQIPVRIDDDGVVRGVWPALRETTQGGRTVTVAETELGGVTYSGEWFQYCGVQNAPGVEPDADRDDAFRYTTGAPYEWQTASVTPGDPVTVDDFADYREWGNGIGAAGLGKPAAARWRSEGTAENLPVQVIRSATVEAAAADDEWLAASTASGFIAYLNKCTHFCCVPGFKSTGQSATFGAENLVYCPCHQSVYDPFTVERQTFVAFPRPEE; encoded by the coding sequence ATGGACGAGGACAAGTACCCGGCCGAGTCGGGACGGCGGCGCTTCGTGAAAGGCGTCGTCGGCGGCGCCGCGTTGGCCGGGGTGGGAACGGTCGGGAGCGCGGCGGTGAACTCGGCGACCAGCCCGCAGGGCGCCGGCGGCGGCGTCACCGAGTACGTCGGCAACGTCGTCGTCGACGGGCCGGCGCCCCGCGGGATGCCGCAGATCCCGGTTCGGATCGACGACGACGGCGTCGTCCGCGGGGTCTGGCCCGCGCTACGGGAGACGACGCAGGGCGGCCGGACGGTCACGGTCGCGGAGACGGAACTGGGCGGCGTGACCTACTCCGGCGAGTGGTTCCAGTACTGCGGCGTCCAGAACGCGCCCGGCGTCGAGCCGGACGCCGACCGGGACGACGCGTTCCGCTACACGACCGGCGCGCCGTACGAGTGGCAGACGGCGTCCGTGACACCGGGCGACCCCGTCACCGTCGACGACTTCGCGGACTACCGCGAGTGGGGCAACGGGATCGGGGCGGCCGGACTGGGCAAGCCCGCGGCGGCCAGGTGGCGCTCGGAGGGGACCGCCGAGAACCTCCCCGTGCAGGTGATCCGGAGCGCGACCGTCGAGGCGGCCGCGGCCGACGACGAGTGGCTGGCCGCCAGCACGGCGTCGGGGTTCATCGCGTACCTGAACAAGTGTACGCACTTCTGTTGTGTTCCCGGCTTCAAATCGACGGGCCAGAGCGCGACGTTCGGTGCCGAGAACCTCGTCTACTGTCCGTGTCACCAGTCGGTGTACGACCCGTTCACGGTGGAACGCCAGACGTTCGTGGCCTTCCCGCGGCCGGAGGAGTGA
- a CDS encoding CDP-alcohol phosphatidyltransferase family protein, which produces MSGARSVAERDTPGPAVVWAGVAIVAVAVGAGVLTAGVGPGVAGPWLLPTAVVVAWECVFLARRTALNRAPEAEPAAPSAPASRPRGLGVANAVTLSRGLLYAGVAGFLLTGRLPGAWAWAPALLYGAGAALDAVDGAVARGPGRRTLLGEKLDMGIDTLGFLVAPLVGVAWGRIPVWYLALSAARYLFKLGRWRRERRDLPVFDLPESRVRRPLAGLQMAFIAVALAPVLPPFVVSVLAAVVVTPSLAVFARDYLVVAGRIRSDEAGPSGDAADALDDD; this is translated from the coding sequence ATGAGCGGCGCGCGCTCGGTCGCCGAGCGCGACACACCGGGGCCCGCGGTCGTCTGGGCCGGCGTCGCCATCGTCGCGGTCGCCGTCGGCGCGGGCGTGTTGACCGCAGGCGTCGGTCCGGGAGTCGCCGGGCCGTGGCTCCTCCCGACGGCGGTCGTCGTCGCGTGGGAGTGCGTGTTCCTCGCTCGTCGGACGGCCCTGAATCGCGCCCCCGAGGCGGAACCGGCGGCACCGTCGGCGCCGGCGTCGCGGCCGCGGGGCCTCGGCGTCGCCAACGCAGTGACGCTGTCCCGGGGACTCCTCTACGCCGGCGTCGCGGGGTTCCTCCTCACCGGACGGCTCCCCGGCGCGTGGGCGTGGGCGCCGGCGCTGCTGTACGGCGCGGGCGCCGCGCTCGACGCCGTCGACGGCGCGGTCGCTCGCGGGCCGGGTCGACGGACGCTCCTCGGCGAGAAGCTGGACATGGGCATCGACACGCTCGGGTTCCTCGTCGCGCCGTTGGTCGGCGTCGCGTGGGGCCGCATCCCGGTGTGGTACCTCGCGCTGTCGGCGGCGCGCTACCTGTTCAAACTCGGCCGGTGGCGCCGCGAGCGCCGCGATCTCCCGGTGTTCGACCTCCCGGAGAGCCGGGTCCGCCGACCCCTCGCGGGACTGCAGATGGCGTTCATCGCGGTCGCGCTCGCGCCGGTGCTCCCGCCGTTCGTCGTGAGCGTCCTCGCGGCGGTCGTGGTGACGCCGTCGCTGGCCGTGTTCGCCCGCGACTACCTCGTCGTCGCGGGGCGCATCCGTAGTGACGAGGCGGGACCGTCCGGCGACGCGGCGGACGCGCTCGACGACGACTGA
- the icd gene encoding isocitrate dehydrogenase (NADP(+)), producing the protein MSYDIADRPEEGEVITLADEETGELDVPENPIVPIIHGDGIGTDVGPAAQKVLDAAAEATGRSIAWMRVYAGESAREKYDENLPEETVEAFREFRVGIKGPLTTPVGSGFRSLNVALRKTLDLYANVRPTYHLDGVPSPVKNPGEMDMITFRENTEDVYAGIEWEAGTDEVERVREFVEDEMGFDSTIHDGPVGIGVKPISEFGSKRLIRQAIDYAINNDRDSVTLVHKGNIMKFTEAAFRDWGYELVEEEYGEDVITEDELWDEYDGEQPDGTVVVKDRIADNMLQQLLTRTSDYSVIATMNLNGDYMSDAAGAQIGGLGIAPGINFGEGKALAEPVHGSAPKYAGEDKVNPTAMILSGREMLDYLGWDDAADLVRDAVEAQISEGRVTYDLERQREGATKLATSEFADEIVERIHDLA; encoded by the coding sequence ATGAGCTACGACATCGCCGACCGCCCCGAGGAGGGTGAGGTCATCACCCTCGCCGACGAGGAGACGGGCGAACTCGACGTACCCGAGAACCCGATCGTCCCGATCATCCACGGCGACGGTATCGGCACCGACGTCGGTCCCGCCGCCCAGAAGGTCCTCGACGCCGCCGCGGAGGCGACCGGCCGTTCCATCGCGTGGATGCGCGTCTACGCCGGCGAGTCCGCTCGCGAGAAGTACGACGAGAACCTCCCCGAGGAGACGGTCGAGGCGTTCCGCGAGTTCCGCGTCGGCATCAAGGGACCGCTGACGACGCCCGTCGGATCGGGCTTCCGCTCGCTCAACGTCGCGCTCCGGAAGACGCTCGACCTGTACGCGAACGTCCGACCCACCTACCACCTCGACGGCGTTCCCTCCCCCGTGAAGAACCCCGGCGAGATGGACATGATCACGTTCCGCGAGAACACCGAGGACGTGTACGCCGGCATCGAGTGGGAGGCCGGCACCGACGAGGTCGAGCGGGTCCGCGAGTTCGTCGAAGACGAGATGGGCTTCGACTCCACCATCCACGACGGCCCGGTCGGCATCGGCGTCAAACCGATCTCGGAGTTCGGTTCCAAGCGCCTCATCCGGCAGGCCATCGACTACGCGATCAACAACGACCGCGACTCGGTGACCCTCGTCCACAAGGGGAACATCATGAAGTTCACCGAGGCCGCCTTCCGCGACTGGGGCTACGAACTGGTCGAGGAGGAGTACGGCGAGGACGTCATCACCGAGGACGAGCTGTGGGACGAGTACGACGGCGAGCAGCCCGACGGCACCGTCGTCGTCAAGGACCGCATCGCCGACAACATGCTCCAGCAGCTCCTCACCCGGACGAGCGACTACTCGGTCATCGCGACGATGAACCTGAACGGCGACTACATGTCCGACGCCGCCGGCGCCCAGATCGGCGGCCTCGGCATCGCGCCCGGCATCAACTTCGGCGAGGGCAAGGCGCTGGCCGAGCCGGTCCACGGCTCCGCCCCGAAGTACGCCGGCGAGGACAAGGTGAACCCGACCGCGATGATCCTCTCGGGCCGCGAGATGCTCGACTACCTCGGCTGGGACGACGCCGCCGACCTCGTCCGCGACGCCGTCGAAGCGCAGATCAGCGAGGGCCGCGTCACGTACGACCTCGAGCGCCAGCGCGAGGGCGCCACGAAGCTGGCGACCTCCGAGTTCGCCGACGAGATCGTCGAGCGCATCCACGACCTCGCGTAA
- a CDS encoding metallophosphoesterase family protein → MSAPRFGPEVEPLHRRVDVSEWENVYVVGDVHGCPDELDVLLSKLDVTDDDLVVFVGDLVRKGPDSKAVVDRVRDADNLLTVRGNNEEKLLRGDKELPDLTDDDLDWIASLPVAISWAGDGDTPGALVVHGGVDPRVPLEEHSVDDLQNNRSLQPGGSYGDRPYWWEEYAGPERVFYGHTVLARPVVREYAVGLDTGCVYGGELTAYDWFDDAFVTVSPDDTAEERADRKILEPPFGADPASSPRLATAESESD, encoded by the coding sequence ATGAGTGCGCCGCGATTCGGGCCGGAGGTCGAACCGCTCCATAGACGGGTCGACGTGTCCGAGTGGGAGAACGTCTACGTCGTCGGCGACGTCCACGGCTGTCCCGACGAACTCGACGTCCTGCTGTCGAAGCTGGACGTCACCGACGACGACCTCGTCGTGTTCGTCGGGGACCTCGTCCGCAAGGGTCCCGACAGCAAGGCGGTCGTCGACCGCGTCCGCGACGCGGACAACCTCCTCACCGTCCGCGGCAACAACGAGGAGAAGCTCCTGCGCGGCGACAAGGAGCTTCCCGACCTCACCGACGACGACCTCGACTGGATCGCGTCGCTCCCGGTCGCCATCTCGTGGGCCGGCGACGGCGACACGCCCGGGGCGCTGGTCGTGCACGGCGGCGTCGACCCCCGCGTCCCGCTGGAGGAACACTCCGTGGACGACCTCCAGAACAACCGCTCGCTCCAGCCCGGCGGCTCGTACGGCGACCGCCCGTACTGGTGGGAGGAGTACGCCGGTCCCGAGCGCGTGTTCTACGGCCACACGGTGCTGGCGCGTCCCGTCGTCCGCGAGTACGCCGTCGGTCTCGACACCGGCTGCGTGTACGGCGGCGAACTGACGGCGTACGACTGGTTCGACGACGCGTTCGTGACCGTCTCGCCCGACGACACCGCCGAGGAGCGAGCCGACCGGAAGATCCTCGAACCGCCGTTCGGCGCCGACCCCGCCTCGAGTCCGCGCCTCGCCACCGCCGAAAGCGAGTCCGACTGA
- a CDS encoding aldo/keto reductase, translating into MNCLLVGAGAVARRYVARLDDSPLALAAVCDLDRERASDLASAVGGDGDATAPAVYADLDAMLAAEDAPLVVNLTSHAAHAAVTRTCLDAGRHVFSEKPLALDPDEAAALLGRARDRDLALGCAPIAPACDAQRHARTLLSDGRLGDVGLVYATAHVGRVTEWHERPDSFLAVGPLFDGAVYPLSVLVDWFGPVERVRSADAVDVWPAREARRPEAPAHVETTLQFVDGPVVSLRASLYADHRSREFYGVECHGDDGTLYLRDAGAMAADPDAVLVRGGDRESVAAPHPRPRRERAHLDGPSRLARAVARGDRPRDTAVRGAHVAAVCAAVEAEATDPENAGRAVGGVDTGGLLAGAGPRSAPPVRPPAAGRPPDGALRLPPVGFGCSRYRDGEYVDRVDSVATALDAGYRLLDSAELYGNESRIGDLLASPGSPDREGLFLLGKAWNTNHGQLREACEGSLAELGVDSFDCYALHWPDAWAYTEPLRRLADRPVEEQEALTFPETADGDRATADRDLAETWRDLATLRDEGLARTIGICNVDLDRLRSLVAETGIEPALVQVERHPYAPGNDLVTWCHDRGIRVVAHSPLSAPGLLEDPVVREVAAEVGVSPAATVLAWNVAAGVVPIPSSVDTEHVVDNLAAARVDLTADQRARLDALADPEFER; encoded by the coding sequence GTGAACTGCCTCCTCGTCGGCGCCGGCGCGGTCGCGCGACGCTACGTCGCCCGGCTCGACGACTCGCCGCTCGCGCTCGCGGCGGTCTGTGACCTCGACCGCGAGCGCGCGAGCGACCTCGCCTCGGCCGTCGGCGGCGACGGGGACGCCACCGCCCCCGCCGTCTACGCCGACCTCGACGCGATGCTCGCCGCCGAGGACGCACCCCTCGTCGTCAACCTCACCAGCCACGCCGCCCACGCGGCCGTCACGCGGACGTGTCTCGACGCCGGCCGACACGTCTTCTCGGAGAAGCCGCTCGCGCTCGACCCCGACGAGGCGGCCGCCCTCCTCGGTCGCGCGCGCGACCGCGACCTCGCGCTCGGCTGTGCTCCCATCGCGCCGGCGTGCGACGCCCAGCGCCACGCGCGCACCCTCCTGTCCGACGGCCGCCTCGGCGACGTGGGACTCGTGTACGCCACGGCCCACGTCGGCCGGGTGACCGAGTGGCACGAGCGGCCCGACTCCTTCCTCGCAGTCGGGCCGCTGTTCGACGGCGCGGTGTACCCGCTGTCGGTGCTCGTCGACTGGTTCGGTCCCGTCGAGCGGGTGCGCTCGGCCGACGCCGTCGACGTCTGGCCCGCCCGCGAGGCCCGACGGCCCGAGGCACCCGCACACGTGGAGACGACCCTGCAGTTCGTCGACGGCCCGGTCGTGTCGCTGCGCGCGAGTCTGTACGCCGACCACCGGAGCCGGGAGTTCTACGGGGTGGAGTGCCACGGCGACGACGGCACCCTCTACCTCCGAGACGCGGGCGCGATGGCCGCCGACCCCGACGCGGTGCTCGTCCGGGGCGGCGACCGGGAGTCGGTCGCGGCGCCCCACCCGCGGCCGCGACGCGAGCGCGCCCACCTCGACGGCCCGTCACGGCTGGCTCGTGCCGTCGCCCGCGGCGACCGCCCCCGCGACACGGCCGTCCGAGGCGCCCACGTCGCGGCGGTGTGTGCGGCCGTCGAGGCAGAGGCGACCGACCCCGAGAACGCCGGCCGCGCCGTCGGCGGCGTCGACACGGGTGGCCTGCTCGCGGGCGCGGGGCCGCGCTCGGCGCCGCCAGTCCGCCCGCCCGCCGCGGGCCGACCCCCCGACGGCGCGCTCCGCCTCCCGCCGGTCGGGTTCGGTTGCTCGCGCTACCGGGACGGGGAGTACGTCGACCGCGTCGACTCCGTCGCCACGGCGCTGGACGCGGGCTACCGCCTGCTCGACTCGGCGGAACTGTACGGCAACGAGTCGCGGATCGGCGACCTGCTCGCGTCGCCGGGGTCGCCCGACCGCGAGGGACTGTTCCTGCTCGGGAAGGCGTGGAACACGAACCACGGACAGCTCCGGGAGGCGTGTGAAGGCTCGCTGGCGGAGTTGGGCGTCGATTCGTTCGACTGCTACGCCCTGCACTGGCCCGATGCGTGGGCGTACACCGAACCGCTCCGTCGACTCGCCGACCGGCCAGTCGAGGAGCAGGAGGCGCTGACGTTCCCAGAGACCGCCGACGGCGACCGCGCGACCGCCGACCGCGACCTCGCCGAGACGTGGCGCGACCTCGCGACGCTCCGCGACGAGGGGCTGGCGCGGACGATCGGGATCTGCAACGTCGACCTCGACCGACTCCGGAGCCTCGTCGCCGAGACGGGGATCGAACCGGCGCTCGTACAGGTCGAGCGTCACCCGTACGCCCCGGGGAACGACCTCGTCACGTGGTGTCACGACCGCGGGATACGGGTGGTCGCCCACTCGCCGCTGTCGGCGCCGGGGCTGCTCGAGGACCCGGTCGTCCGCGAGGTAGCCGCCGAGGTCGGTGTCTCGCCCGCGGCGACGGTGCTGGCGTGGAACGTCGCCGCCGGCGTCGTCCCCATCCCGTCGAGCGTCGACACCGAGCACGTCGTCGACAACCTCGCGGCCGCACGGGTCGACCTGACCGCCGACCAGCGGGCGCGACTCGACGCGCTCGCCGACCCGGAGTTCGAGCGATGA